The nucleotide sequence TGCTGCTGCCTCTGTAGACATAATTGGATCACTCCGTTCATCAACATAGCTACTAACATCTAACCCAAATTGTTTTCCAGTAGCAAACATAAACTGCCATAAACCAGTAGCTCCTACTCTTGATTTTGCTCTTGGCTTTAGTGCAGATTCAACAATGGCTAAGTATTTTACTTCTAGAGGAATGTCGTGATTATCAAGTTCTTTTTCAAACATTGGGAAATAATACTCACTCAATGCCATTAAGCGCTCTAAATGTTTACGTCTGTTTTTTAAATAACTTTTAATAACACTTTCTAGTGATGGGTTATACTCAATATTAAAAGGTGTTCTTGCGTCAAGTTCAGCAAGTCTCTTTTTTAAAGTATCTGTTGGAAGTTCGGGATAATAAACCTCATTATATTCTAATTCTGAAACAGATTTGTAAATGGTATCATAAAGCCCAGAGCTGAATAATTCTTCCATCCATTTTTTATCAAACTCTGCTGCAATTTCTAAGTCTTTAAATTCTTTTTTAATAAGTGAGTCGTGAACTGGTTTTATTTCTTTTAAAACTTGAGATTTTCCATCAATAATGGTATCCACTATAATGGTATTTACAGGGGGATTTACTACAGTGCTATCTTTAGATTGACTGAAAGAAAATTGGATAAATAAAAATGCTATTAATACTCTAAAAATCATACCTAGGGATTGTGATATACCAAAACGGTTGAAATGCTAAAATCGTATTTTTTAATCAGAATAGAAAATTTTATAGGTCTCTAGTTTAAAATGGCCGCAATTCCAGGAAGTGTCTTTCCTTCTAGGCTTTCTAGCATTGCACCACCTCCTGTACTTACATAACTTACCTTATTTTGAAATCCAAATTGCTTTACCGCAGCCACAGAGTCTCCTCCTCCAACTAAAGAAAATGCTCCTTTTTTGGTTGCTTGTGCAATAGAATCTCCTAAAGCTATAGTGCCACTTGCAAAATTTTCCATTTCAAAAACACCTAAAGGGCCATTCCATAAAATAGTTTTACACTGGTTAACTATATTGTCGAACAACACTATCGATTTCGGACCGCAATCTAATCCTTGCCACCCTTTTGGAATATTATTTGCGGCAACAATTTGAGTTTTGGCATTATTAGTAAAAGCATCTGCAGCAACCACATCTATTGGTAAATGTATTTGAACATTTTTGGCTTTGGCTTGCTTTAAAATATCTAGCGCCAATTCCATTTTATCATCTTCGCAAATAGAATCACCTATACTTCCTCCTTGTGCTTTTATAAATGTAAATGTCATTCCTCCACCTATAATTAGATGATCAACCTTATCTAAAATATTTTCAATAATAGTAATTTTAGAAGATACTTTTGCACCTCCTAATACTGCTAAAACTGGTTTTTCTCCAGATTCCAATACTCTTCCAATACTCTCAATTTCTTTTGCTAATAGTTTTCCGAAACACTTGTTTTCTGTAAAAAATTTAGCCACAACTGTTGTAGATGCGTGCGCTCTATGAGCTGTTCCAAAAGCATCATTTACATATATATCTCCTAATTTGGCTAATTGGTTTGCAAATGTTTCGTCTCCTTGTTTCTCCTCTTCATGGAAGCGTAAGTTTTCTAATAATAATATTTGACCAGGTTCTAGATTTGAAGCAGCAGTTTCAGCTTCTTTACCAATACAATTGTTTGAAAATTTTATTTCTACTCCTATAATTTCTTCAACTTTATTTACAATGTGCTTTAATGAAAATTCTTCTTGTGGTCCTTTTGGTCTCCCTAAATGCGACATTAATATACAACTGCCACCATCTTCTAATATTTTTATTATTGTTGGTTTTGCTGAAATAATTCGAGTGTCATCCGTAACTTCAAAAACATCATTTAAGGGTACATTAAAGTCTACTCTAATAAGTGCTTTTTTGTTTTCAAAGTTAATATCATCAATAGTTTTCATACTCAATTAATTGTTTTTAAAATCTGATTTCAAATTTAGTAAGCAATATTAATCCTTTTAAGCCTTAAATAATATTTTTTAATGGTTTTTTAAGATTGTATAATGCTATATTATAACTGTGTTTATCGTTCCATTTTAGGCTAAAATATTAAAAACATAAGTTATATTTGTACTATGCTTTTTAGTGAAATTATTGGTCAAGAACATCTTAAAAAACACCTCACGCATAGTGTAGATAATGGGAGAATTCCGCATGCACAATTATTTGTTGGGAAAGAAGGGACTGGTACATTACCAATGGCTATTGCTTATGCTCAATATATTTTATGTCAAAATTCAGATGGGGAAAACACTTCTGGGAACGATGCTTGTAATTTAAAGTTTAACAATATATCTCATCCAGATTTGCATTTTGCATTCCCTGTTGCGACTAACGAT is from Pontimicrobium sp. SW4 and encodes:
- a CDS encoding phosphoglycerate kinase, whose protein sequence is MKTIDDINFENKKALIRVDFNVPLNDVFEVTDDTRIISAKPTIIKILEDGGSCILMSHLGRPKGPQEEFSLKHIVNKVEEIIGVEIKFSNNCIGKEAETAASNLEPGQILLLENLRFHEEEKQGDETFANQLAKLGDIYVNDAFGTAHRAHASTTVVAKFFTENKCFGKLLAKEIESIGRVLESGEKPVLAVLGGAKVSSKITIIENILDKVDHLIIGGGMTFTFIKAQGGSIGDSICEDDKMELALDILKQAKAKNVQIHLPIDVVAADAFTNNAKTQIVAANNIPKGWQGLDCGPKSIVLFDNIVNQCKTILWNGPLGVFEMENFASGTIALGDSIAQATKKGAFSLVGGGDSVAAVKQFGFQNKVSYVSTGGGAMLESLEGKTLPGIAAILN